A region from the Mya arenaria isolate MELC-2E11 chromosome 2, ASM2691426v1 genome encodes:
- the LOC128218329 gene encoding uncharacterized protein LOC128218329 isoform X2, with translation MSFRSEQDKGEDQGSLTQEQGLEEVETSERRLRKLTEKGEELFETNKNKYVNKLSQIKENIKEIIRLLAEKPDAERTVILQYRYQLSEFRSAYETESNKYIQFLISTNTEDSLREKEAEIKIRGHLVDNVEQVMEEIKFSIQQQRWEIESARSSDSHTSSVKSNVSSRLAKQKAKSEAAKATLAFKKRQIEIIKQKAVLEEEQIRTRAAAERRKTELEADIELLDQEKDAFVSKVEYDTYRTEIEKNGPSEHNATFVKFPVMDKTDQTEKYVQELSRAETHHLKPNAIDAIDTDKIPVKHEVIKNNHTVFNPNSPPFVPAGQDLARYLMKKDLMVQRLSKFDDCPENFSVWRSTFRSVVDELCLNPSEEFDLLLKWLGPESRKSAVSLRAANTNDPAKGIERLWYRLHERYGSPEMVEFALKKKLEKFPRLGNRDNKRLFELSDILSEIESCMDDPRYSVLLSYFNSSSGVLPIVTKLPYHLQSKWMSQATRYKKGHDVTFPPFSVFCEFVREMSSMLNDPGLAISTDTRDTGDKKGFKASSAVASVSRQVAVNVRKTDVKESESTQKFVSPVNCPIHNMRHSLNQCRTFKNKTMADRKKFLRENRMCYKCCETDTHIFKNCTASVKCEICGSERHPAALHPDERQAERNQSPYKAHGREAQDERQAERNQAPYKAHGREAHNEQTDSKNRFQEKAVASFCTNICGKEFGGRSCAKIVPVKVYPGSEKEKARKMYAILDDQSNRTLARPTFFDAMEVSSEQAEPYTLVSCAGTYQTEGRYVKGLTVSAIDDSVVFPLPDILECDEIPNTRSEIPSPEISRYHRHLKDVAIPDLDPEADILLLIGRDLPEAHHIHDQRIGPRSSPFAQKLSLGWVIVGDVCVGKSHKPDIVNVMKTRVLEDGRPTIFPQCNYKFEVKDHDRIPIDVDANVFATTKYDNKPGLSTDDKEFLKIMDSEFKKNEDGHWSAPLPFREPRPRLPNNKPQALKRALALDSNLKRDPKKRQHFQEFMDQLFQNGHAEVARPLEESEERWYLPVFGVYHPKKKDQIRAVFDSSAKFEGLSLNNVLLSGPDLANSLIGVLMRFREKAVAITGDIQQMFYQFHVHESNRNFLRFLWYKDNDIDKELIEYRMCVHVFGNSPSPAVATYGLRKIAQMTEQSHGRDVKDFIDNNFYVDDGLASLPSTEEAVSLMKRTQEALSTGGKVRLHKIASNDKRVLNAFPEEDLEKNLKTLDLSEDNLPTQRSLGLSWDLENDCFVFQVADQKKPLTKRGVLSTVNSLYDPLGFLAPVTLGGRLLLRKVTDEVDGWDEPLPENLKTKWETWVQSLSELTTVSIPRTYFRPEVSGQAERELHVFCDASEKAIAAVAFLKTTDEAGKKHIGFVLGKSKVAPKHGHTIPRLELCAAVLGVTVAEIVSEELALPNQEIKYHTDSKVVLGYLQNKSRRFYIYVENRVSRILQFSTSDQWHYIATEKNPADYGTRFQTPNMLPGCPWITGQSVKDICTNDLPSEQFSLVNPDSDNEVRPQAQVCKTVIEESTMIGTKRFEKFSDWQKLVNAISLLMHVGKALKSKTAESSCQGWHLCKWYKTVKSHNEAKNFIIKQFQHEAYSKEILCLRDGKPLPRDSSISTLSPYLDEDGILRVGGRLKNADLPQHEKKPVLIPGHCHLATLLVRHYHQTVFHQGRHFTEGAVRAAGYWIIGGKRLINFTIHKCVKCRRLRGQLSHQMMSDLPADRVTPSPPFSFVGIDVFGPWHIVTRQTRGGAATSKRWAVLFICQTTRAIHLELIEEMSSSCFINALRRFSAIRGKVKEFRSDRGTNFVGSTDELKIDAICVENDPVHQHLYNSGTVWRFNTPHSSHMGGSWERLIGVTRRVLDSVLMDNRGRNLSHEILSTFMAEVMAIVNARPLVPVSSDPDAPFILTPATLLTQKTDSAVESFKHVGVKDAYRAQWKHVQFLSDIFWSRWRCEYLQTIQERQKWKSSVVNICSGDVVLLRDKTVSRNEWPLGVVIRTFPSDDGLVRKTEIRVVVDGKPVNYIRPVTEIVKLL, from the exons ATGTCGTTCAGAAGCGAGCAGGACAAGGGAGAGGACCAAGGCAGTCTAACCCAGGAACAAG GTCTAGAGGAAGTAGAAACATCTGAAAGAAGATTAAGAAAATTGACTGAAAAAGGAGaagaattgtttgaaacaaataaaaataaatatgtaaacaaactatcacaaatcaaagaaaacatcaaaGAAATAATTAGATTACTGGCTGAAAAACCTGACGCGGAGAGAACTGTAATACTTCAATATAGATATCAGCTATCAGAATTCAGATCAGCATATGAGACCGAATCAAATAAGTACATTCAGTttttaataagcacaaataCAGAGGACAGTTTGAGGGAGAAAGAAGCTGAGATAAAGATTCGCGGACACTTGGTAGACAATGTTGAACAAGTTATGGAAGAAATAAAATTCTCCATCCAACAACAACGTTGGGAGATAGAATCCGCACGGTCTTCAGATAGCCATACTTCTAGTGTTAAATCTAATGTGAGTTCAAGACTAGCTAAGCAAAAAGCAAAATCAGAAGCTGCAAAGGCAACATTAGCATTTAAGAAAAGACAAATAGAAATTATTAAACAGAAAGCAGTGTTAGAGGAAGAACAAATTAGAACCAGGGCAGCTGCTGAAAGAAGGAAAACAGAACTTGAAGCAGATATAGAACTGTTAGATCAAGAGAAAGACGCCTTTGTGTCCAAAGTAGAGTATGATACTTATAgaactgaaattgaaaaaaatggcccTAGTGAACATAATGCAACTTTTGTGAAGTTTCCGGTTATGGACAAAACTGACCAGACAGAGAAATATGTTCAAGAACTTTCACGCGCCGAAACCCATCATCTAAAGCCGAATGCGATCGATGCGATCGACACAGATAAGATACCAGTGAAACATGAAgtgataaaaaacaatcatacagtTTTCAATCCTAATTCGCCTCCATTTGTACCTGCAGGGCAAGATTTGGCGAGATATCTGATGAAAAAAGATCTAATGGTTCAAAGACTAAGCAAGTTTGATGATTGTCCCGAAAACTTTTCAGTGTGGAGATCTACTTTCCGTTCTGTGGTTGATGAACTATGTCTCAATCCCTCAGAAGAATTCGATCTTCTTCTGAAATGGCTAGGACCAGAGTCGAGAAAAAGTGCCGTGAGTCTTCGCGCAGCAAACACTAATGACCCCGCTAAAGGCATAGAAAGACTTTGGTATAGGTTGCATGAAAGATATGGTTCACCAGAGATGGTGGAGTTTGCTTTGAAGAAGAAATTAGAGAAGTTTCCGAGGTTAGGCAACAGAGACAATAAGAGATTATTTGAATTGTCCGACATTCTTTCAGAAATAGAGTCGTGCATGGATGACCCAAGGTATAGTGTGCTTCTCAGCTACTTCAACTCCTCATCTGGCGTGTTGCCTATTGTGACGAAGCTGCCGTACCACCTCCAAAGCAAGTGGATGTCGCAAGCTACGAGATATAAAAAGGGGCATGATGTGACATTTCCTCCTTTTTCCGTATTCTGTGAGTTTGTCCGAGAAATGAGTTCTATGTTGAATGACCCAGGGCTCGCAATTTCTACAGATACAAGAGATACCGGAGACAAAAAAGGTTTCAAGGCTAGCAGTGCTGTGGCAAGTGTTTCCAGGCAAGTCGCTGTGAATGTTAGGAAGACCGATGTTAAAGAATCCGAGTCTACGCAGAAATTTGTATCTCCAGTGAACTGCCCAATACACAACATGAGACATTCGCTAAACCAGTGTAGAACTTTCAAAAACAAGACTATGGCAGACAGAAAGAAATTCCTACGTgaaaatagaatgtgttataAATGCTGTGAGACTGACACTCATATTTTTAAGAACTGCACAGCTTCAGTTAAATGTGAAATTTGTGGCAGTGAACGCCATCCAGCTGCTCTTCATCCTGATGAACGCCAGGCAGAAAGAAACCAGTCACCCTACAAAGCTCATGGCAGGGAGGCGCAGGATGAACGCCAGGCCGAAAGAAACCAGGCACCCTACAAAGCTCATGGCAGGGAGGCGCATAATGAACAGACTGATAGTAAAAACAGGTTCCAGGAAAAGGCGGTGGCCTCATTTTGCACAAATATTTGTGGCAAAGAGTTCGGAGGAAGATCATGTGCAAAAATTGTACCAGTAAAGGTTTATCCCGGGTCAGAAAAGGAAAAAGCAAGAAAAATGTATGCGATTTTGGACGATCAAAGTAATAGAACACTTGCCAGACCTACCTTTTTTGATGCTATGGAAGTCTCTTCAGAACAAGCTGAGCCATATACCTTAGTATCCTGTGCTGGAACATACCAAACAGAAGGAAGATATGTGAAGGGATTGACTGTTTCAGCCATAGACGACAGTGTGGTGTTTCCATTGCCTGACATATTAGAGTGCGACGAGATTCCGAATACCCGTTCTGAGATCCCTTCGCCTGAGATCTCAAGGTATCACCGCCATCTGAAAGATGTAGCCATTCCAGATCTAGATCCAGAAGCAGACATACTTCTTCTGATCGGCCGCGATTTGCCAGAGGCACATCACATCCATGACCAAAGAATAGGTCCGAGAAGTTCCCCCTTCGCCCAGAAGCTAAGCTTAGGATGGGTCATCGTTGGCGATGTGTGCGTGGGAAAATCGCATAAACCAGACATAGTGAACGTAATGAAAACGCGTGTACTCGAAGATGGTCGTCCGACCATATTTCCCCAGTGTAATTACAAGTTCGAAGTCAAAGATCATGACAGAATCCCAATAGATGTTGACGCTAATGTGTTTGCAACAACGAAGTACGACAACAAGCCAGGCCTGTCCACAGACGATAAAGAATTCCTGAAGATCATGGATTCCGAATTCAAGAAGAATGAAGATGGTCATTGGTCTGCCCCGTTGCCATTCAGAGAGCCACGCCCGAGACTGCCAAACAACAAGCCACAAGCGCTGAAGAGGGCTTTAGCTTTAGACAGCAACTTGAAGAGAGATCCTAAAAAGAGACAACACTTTCAAGAGTTCATGGATCAATTGTTTCAGAATGGCCATGCAGAGGTAGCTCGACCACTGGAAGAAAGTGAAGAAAGATGGTACTTACCGGTATTTGGGGTATATCACCCAAAGAAAAAGGATCAGATCCGAGCCGTGTTCGATTCATCAGCAAAGTTCGAAGGCTTGTCGTTAAACAATGTACTTCTTAGCGGTCCAGACCTCGCAAACAGTCTAATTGGTGTTCTGATGCGGTTCAGAGAGAAGGCAGTAGCGATCACAGGAGACATCCAACAAATGTTTTACCAATTCCATGTGCATGAGAGCAACAGAAACTTCCTCAGATTTCTGTGGTACAAAGATAATGACATTGACAAAGAGCTGATAGAGTACAGAATGTGTGTCCACGTATTTGGCAATTCTCCATCTCCTGCTGTTGCTACATACGGCCTCAGAAAAATTGCCCAGATGACAGAGCAATCTCATGGCAGAGATGTCAAAGATTTCATAGACAACAATTTCTATGTGGATGATGGTTTAGCCTCCTTGCCGTCTACTGAAGAAGCAGTCAGCTTAATGAAAAGAACACAGGAAGCTCTATCCACAGGTGGTAAAGTTAGACTCCACAAGATAGCATCCAACGACAAGAGGGTACTGAATGCTTTTCCAGAAGAAGATCTggagaaaaacttaaaaactttAGACCTGTCAGAAGACAACTTGCCTACACAGAGAAGTCTTGGACTTAGTTGGGACTTGGAAAATGACTGTTTTGTTTTCCAAGTCGCTGATCAGAAGAAACCCCTGACGAAGAGAGGTGTATTGTCGACAGTCAACAGTCTCTACGATCCTCTCGGATTCTTGGCACCAGTGACGCTTGGAGGAAGGCTGTTGCTTCGCAAAGTAACTGATGAAGTCGATGGCTGGGATGAACCTCTACCAGAAAACTTGAAGACCAAATGGGAAACTTGGGTACAATCGCTGAGTGAGCTTACAACTGTTTCAATTCCTAGAACATATTTCCGACCGGAAGTGTCGGGGCAAGCAGAAAGAGAACTTCATGTGTTTTGCGATGCATCGGAAAAGGCCATAGCTGCAGTCGCATTCTTGAAAACGACAGATGAAGCTGGCAAGAAACATATCGGGTTCGTCCTCGGCAAATCTAAGGTTGCCCCAAAGCACGGTCACACAATTCCACGCCTAGAGCTTTGCGCAGCAGTACTGGGAGTCACAGTAGCTGAAATAGTCTCAGAAGAATTGGCGTTGCCTAATCAGGAAATAAAGTACCATACTGACAGCAAGGTTGTGCTCGGTTATTTGCAGAACAAGAGTCGAAGATTTTACATATATGTTGAGAACAGAGTCAGCCGAATTCTACAGTTTTCAACATCGGACCAATGGCACTACATTGCTACCGAGAAGAATCCAGCTGATTACGGAACCAGGTTTCAGACTCCAAACATGCTGCCAGGGTGTCCTTGGATCACGGGACAAAGTGTGAAAGATATCTGCACTAATGACCTACCCAGTGAACAGTTTTCATTAGTGAATCCAGATAGCGACAATGAAGTGAGACCCCAAGCTCAAGTGTGCAAAACTGTCATTGAAGAAAGTACAATGATTGGAACCAAACGTTTTGAGAAGTTCTCAGATTGGCAAAAGCTAGTAAATGCCATTTCTCTCCTTATGCATGTTGGAAAAGCCTTAAAATCTAAAACTGCAGAAAGTTCCTGCCAAGGTTGGCACCTTTGTAAATGgtataaaacagtaaaatctcACAATGAAGCCAAGAATTTTATCATAAAGCAGTTTCAGCATGAAGCATACAGTAAAGAGATACTGTGTTTGAGAGACGGGAAACCACTACCACGGGATAGCAGCATCTCGACATTGTCTCCTTACTTAGACGAAGATGGCATCTTGAGAGTCGGTGGAAGACTGAAGAATGCAGACCTTCCTCAGCATGAGAAGAAACCAGTTCTTATACCGGGACATTGCCACCTAGCAACATTGCTTGTGCGACATTATCATCAAACGGTATTTCATCAAGGCCGACACTTTACGGAAGGTGCGGTGAGGGCTGCGGGATATTGGATCATTGGTGGCAAAAGACTAATCAATTTCACCATTCACAAGTGTGTAAAATGCAGAAGGTTACGCGGACAGTTGTCACACCAGATGATGTCAGACTTACCCGCAGATAGAGTTACCCCATCGCCTCCTTTCAGTTTTGTGGGCATCGATGTCTTCGGTCCATGGCATATAGTTACTCGTCAAACCAGAGGCGGTGCTGCAACATCCAAACGGTGGGCAGTGTTGTTCATATGTCAGACAACTAGAGCAATACATTTGGAGCTCATCGAAGAAATGAGTAGTTCTTGCTTTATCAATGCTTTGAGAAGATTTTCCGCAATTAGAGGCAAGGTAAAGGAGTTCAGGTCCGATCGCGGAACCAACTTTGTGGGCTCGACAGATGAACTTAAAATCGACGCCATCTGTGTCGAAAATGATCCAGTGCATCAGCATTTGTACAACTCTGGGACTGTATGGAGATTCAATACCCCACATTCGTCACACATGGGGGGTTCGTGGGAACGTTTGATTGGAGTGACAAGGCGTGTATTAGATTCCGTTCTGATGGACAATAGAGGCAGGAATCTTTCCCATGAAATACTCTCGACATTCATGGCTGAAGTCATGGCGATAGTCAACGCTCGTCCCCTGGTACCAGTGTCGTCAGACCCAGATGCACCATTTATTCTTACTCCTGCGACACTTCTCACTCAGAAGACTGACAGTGCTGTAGAGTCATTCAAACATGTAGGAGTGAAAGATGCCTACCGTGCCCAATGGAAGCATGTCCAGTTCCTTTCTGACATTTTTTGGAGTCGGTGGCGATGCGAGTATCTACAGACGATCCAGGAGCGACAGAAGTGGAAATCCAGTGTAGTTAACATTTGCAGCGGCGACGTCGTGCTACTTAGAGATAAAACTGTTTCGCGTAATGAATGGCCTCTGGGCGTAGTGATTCGTACATTCCCAAGTGACGATGGCTTAGTTCGTAAAACAGAAATTCGCGTTGTGGTTGATGGAAAACCAGTGAATTATATCAGACCAGTAACTGAAATTGTTAAGCTTCTGTGA